A genomic region of Trifolium pratense cultivar HEN17-A07 linkage group LG3, ARS_RC_1.1, whole genome shotgun sequence contains the following coding sequences:
- the LOC123912831 gene encoding non-classical arabinogalactan protein 31-like: MAKTLAMLLLFLQLTSFIAFAEHLETLPPTYPPHHSHSPLHPPTKSPHHPPSNTPHHHHHHHNHTPSPAPSPISHTPSHPPHHSTPVPAKPPTGHHHHHHPPAYAPVKPPIHTPVVPTHPPLHPPVPAHPPLHPSPVPRRFIAVQGVVYVKSCKYAGVHTLLGAKALHGAVVKLQCNSTKYKFVQTHKTDKNGYFFIEGPKSIKTYAPHKCNVVLVSAPNGLKPSNLNGGLTGAALRSGKPYVSKGLHFTIYTVGPLAFEPKCPR; this comes from the exons ATGGCCAAAACCCTTGCAATGTTGCTTCTTTTCCTTCAACTAACCTCTTTCATTGCATTTGCCGAACACCTTGAAACTCTTCCACCAACTTACCCTCCTCATCACTCACATTCTCCACTTCACCCTCCAACTAAGTCACCACATCATCCACCGTCTAACACCCctcaccaccatcatcaccaCCATAATCACACACCATCCCCTGCTCCTTCCCCTATTTCTCACACTCCTTCACACCCTCCTCACCATTCTACCCCTGTTCCTGCTAAACCACCAACTggtcaccaccaccatcatcacccACCTGCTTATGCTCCTGTTAAGCCTCCTATTCACACTCCCGTTGTTCCAACACACCCACCATTGCACCCCCCTGTTCCAGCTCACCCACCATTGCATCCTTCTCCTGTTCCTAGACGCTTTATAGCTGTTCAAGGTGTTGTTTATGTCAAATCTTGCAAGTATGCTGGTGTTCATACTCTCTTGGGAGCTAAAGCACTTCATG GTGCCGTTGTGAAGCTACAATGTAACAGCACAAAGTACAAGTTTGTTCAAACACATAAGACTGATAAGAATGGTTATTTCTTCATTGAAGGCCCAAAGAGTATCAAAACCTATGCACCTCATAAGTGTAATGTTGTTTTGGTTAGTGCTCCAAATGGGCTGAAGCCTTCAAATCTTAATGGTGGGCTTACTGGTGCTGCTCTTAGGTCCGGGAAACCTTATGTGTCTAAGGGTCTTCATTTCACTATTTACACTGTTGGGCCTCTTGCATTTGAGCCCAAATGTCCTCGTTAA